The Sorangiineae bacterium MSr11367 genome window below encodes:
- a CDS encoding SAM-dependent methyltransferase: MVHAFDPSSRSKLTHRDLPRFEGPSLFHAVGRAICEAECLPRKELFEAWEVARRIRRRFRGGRVVDLACGHGLLAHLLLVLDDTSPTAVAADVRIPESAAKVTAAMIRAWPRLAGRVDLQALPMAAVDVRAGDLVVSVHACGALTDDVLQRALAVGTRVAVLPCCQDAKIGDQGSFGGWLDAPLAIDVERVTRLRLHGYTVRTEQIPEAITEKNRLLLAEPPPA; the protein is encoded by the coding sequence ATGGTCCACGCATTCGACCCCTCGAGCCGATCGAAGCTGACGCACCGCGATCTTCCGCGCTTCGAAGGGCCGTCGCTTTTTCATGCCGTGGGGCGCGCGATTTGCGAAGCGGAATGCCTTCCGCGGAAGGAGCTCTTCGAAGCATGGGAGGTCGCGCGCCGCATTCGCCGTCGATTTCGCGGGGGGCGCGTGGTGGATCTCGCGTGCGGGCACGGTCTTCTCGCGCACCTTCTCCTCGTGCTCGACGACACGTCACCCACGGCCGTGGCCGCCGACGTGCGCATCCCCGAAAGTGCGGCCAAGGTCACCGCGGCGATGATCCGCGCATGGCCCCGCCTCGCCGGACGCGTCGATCTTCAGGCGCTCCCCATGGCCGCCGTCGACGTGCGCGCGGGCGATCTGGTCGTCTCGGTGCATGCGTGCGGGGCGCTGACCGATGACGTGCTCCAACGCGCCCTCGCGGTAGGCACGCGCGTGGCGGTGCTGCCTTGCTGCCAGGACGCGAAGATTGGTGACCAAGGAAGCTTCGGCGGCTGGCTCGATGCCCCCTTGGCCATCGACGTCGAACGCGTCACCCGCCTGCGCCTCCACGGATATACCGTCCGCACCGAGCAAATCCCGGAGGCCATCACGGAGAAGAACCGCCTCCTCCTCGCCGAGCCGCCCCCCGCGTAG
- a CDS encoding isocitrate lyase/phosphoenolpyruvate mutase family protein: MPQNIAATHAFRGLHDARTGFVMPNAWDAGSAIVLAEAGFSAIATTSAGVAFSLGRADHSVPQGATAVSKEEMFERIRQITAAVEVPVNGDLENGYGARPEAVAETIRLAIDAGLAGGNIEDYEHGALYDESLGAERIAAAREVIAKSGTSFVLTARTDGLLLDAPSSLSDAIRRANRYRLAGADCLFVPGVKDLGDIATMVREIDGPVNVVAGLTTTALTIADLRAAGVARVSLGGSFARAALGFLREGARELFERGTLHFAEKQISQRELNTLFAKHDR, translated from the coding sequence ATGCCCCAGAACATCGCCGCCACCCACGCATTTCGAGGACTGCACGACGCGCGCACCGGCTTCGTGATGCCGAATGCGTGGGATGCCGGGAGCGCCATCGTGCTCGCGGAGGCGGGGTTTTCGGCCATCGCCACCACCAGTGCCGGCGTCGCCTTTTCACTCGGCCGCGCCGATCACTCCGTTCCGCAAGGTGCCACCGCCGTCTCGAAGGAGGAGATGTTCGAGCGCATCCGCCAGATCACGGCGGCGGTCGAGGTGCCGGTGAACGGCGATCTGGAAAACGGCTACGGCGCGCGCCCCGAGGCCGTGGCCGAGACCATTCGCCTCGCGATCGATGCCGGGCTCGCCGGCGGCAACATCGAGGACTACGAGCACGGCGCCTTGTACGACGAATCGCTTGGCGCCGAGCGCATCGCTGCGGCGCGTGAAGTCATCGCCAAGAGCGGTACCTCGTTCGTTCTCACCGCACGAACCGACGGGCTGCTCCTCGATGCTCCGAGCTCGCTCTCCGACGCCATCCGCCGCGCGAATCGCTATCGGCTCGCCGGCGCGGACTGCCTCTTCGTCCCCGGTGTGAAGGACCTCGGCGACATCGCCACCATGGTGCGCGAGATCGACGGCCCCGTGAACGTGGTCGCGGGCCTCACCACCACGGCCCTGACCATCGCCGATCTTCGCGCCGCAGGCGTGGCCCGCGTGAGCCTCGGTGGCTCCTTCGCCCGCGCCGCCTTGGGCTTCCTCCGCGAGGGCGCGCGCGAACTGTTCGAACGTGGCACCTTGCACTTTGCCGAAAAGCAAATATCGCAACGCGAGCTGAATACTCTGTTTGCCAAACATGATCGCTAA
- a CDS encoding aminopeptidase, whose protein sequence is MQTGRIWWAAALVGCGAVGCNAAHDDAGTSTQVSLNEEQAALDVERYDLAAEYDWENRRLVASVKVTLDATKTPPALVVLDSRVAVTGVRLDTGEALSFSEQPGTLAIDLGTHAAPGVHFIIDYEASPPIGSGQNATSPLTAIESRPGDAIGSRVLYTHSEPENARFWMPSHDAPEDRAYFSIDMRVDDGEQLVANGDLVEAANGRTKYRTAYTIPTYLMAFALGEFGVERTRGPHGLPISVWHRPGLPGAYQPLLGLLDRMVRRFEGLLGVAYPFEKYSLVLLPDFPGGEEHASITFQGEILTSRADLERDARLTTHELAHQWFGDLVTVEGWDDLWIKEGMATVLQWEGTRSFLDRDGSDPRDGDMRAVSAGEAVRDPSIEPSAKYDSGPYDRGAWVLTQMRTLAGERAFWATVRQVLTRHRFGAVSTDSFLEAFRPVLGDAALVAIRRAIGAKALPTLAIEPVAGGGRVTLHDPEGTLLVPMRFAWHRAGGAVQTFELVPGVPTDIVRNAPEDLLVLDPRDVHPAWSLFASDGASQKAFSEAIAPLRIPFGGRARERFSNVGGTHQLTALLEGTLPTMRSSEFPEFLRGLDSDAARATAVARACAFAPSDTGSGWVPVLERVLREQPFPGGLRRSPFFYEACSRLFPPSQLFPRAWSSLGEGLTSPVLDEAQVAYLEKFTAPPEEMLRVWSAVVQKGYSTRTRFEAAFVLHEFSSNPNAISEAERPVWRERMAQLVAAGQVPFVLESLIPTLGNVAGASAVENAAGLRALAAVLHMRGVPQNHRDAACTAYRLTAQEDTAWRAFVESVANAEIHPSVRAILRDPASSCV, encoded by the coding sequence ATGCAAACAGGACGAATCTGGTGGGCCGCGGCGCTCGTGGGATGTGGCGCCGTGGGATGCAATGCGGCGCACGATGATGCGGGTACCTCCACGCAAGTATCGTTGAACGAGGAACAGGCGGCGCTCGATGTGGAGCGCTACGATCTGGCGGCGGAGTACGATTGGGAGAATCGGCGGCTCGTCGCTTCCGTGAAGGTCACCCTGGACGCGACGAAGACGCCGCCCGCGCTTGTCGTGCTGGATAGCCGCGTGGCGGTCACGGGCGTGCGGCTCGATACGGGGGAGGCATTGTCCTTTTCGGAGCAACCGGGAACGCTGGCCATCGACTTGGGGACCCACGCCGCACCCGGCGTTCACTTCATCATCGATTACGAAGCGTCACCGCCCATCGGCTCGGGCCAAAATGCGACGTCGCCCTTGACGGCCATCGAGTCGCGCCCGGGGGATGCGATTGGGTCGCGTGTGCTTTATACGCATTCCGAACCGGAGAATGCTCGCTTCTGGATGCCAAGTCACGACGCGCCCGAGGATCGTGCGTACTTTTCCATCGATATGCGCGTTGACGACGGCGAGCAGCTCGTGGCCAATGGAGATTTGGTGGAGGCTGCCAACGGTCGCACGAAGTATCGAACGGCCTACACCATTCCGACGTACCTGATGGCGTTTGCACTGGGCGAATTCGGGGTGGAACGAACCCGCGGTCCGCACGGGCTGCCCATCTCGGTGTGGCACCGCCCGGGCCTGCCGGGCGCGTACCAGCCGCTCTTGGGCTTGCTCGATCGGATGGTCCGGCGCTTCGAAGGCTTGCTCGGTGTGGCGTATCCCTTCGAGAAATACTCACTCGTGCTCTTACCGGATTTTCCCGGTGGGGAGGAGCACGCAAGCATTACCTTCCAGGGTGAGATATTAACCTCGCGGGCCGACCTCGAACGCGACGCGCGCCTGACCACGCACGAACTCGCGCACCAATGGTTTGGCGATCTCGTGACCGTCGAGGGGTGGGATGATCTCTGGATCAAGGAGGGCATGGCGACGGTACTCCAGTGGGAAGGCACCCGTTCCTTTTTGGATCGCGATGGCTCGGACCCGCGCGATGGCGACATGCGCGCCGTGTCCGCTGGGGAGGCGGTGCGCGACCCATCCATCGAGCCATCGGCGAAGTACGATTCGGGGCCCTATGATCGCGGGGCCTGGGTGCTCACGCAAATGCGCACGCTCGCGGGCGAGCGGGCCTTCTGGGCCACCGTGCGCCAGGTGCTCACGCGCCATCGTTTTGGGGCGGTGAGCACGGATTCGTTTCTCGAAGCGTTTCGCCCGGTGCTCGGAGACGCAGCCCTCGTGGCCATTCGCCGCGCAATCGGTGCAAAGGCACTTCCGACCCTCGCCATCGAGCCGGTGGCGGGTGGCGGCAGGGTGACCTTGCACGATCCCGAGGGCACGCTCCTCGTGCCCATGCGGTTTGCATGGCATCGCGCAGGTGGTGCGGTGCAGACGTTCGAGCTCGTCCCGGGCGTTCCCACCGACATCGTGCGAAACGCGCCGGAAGACTTGCTCGTGCTCGATCCGCGCGACGTGCACCCGGCATGGTCGCTTTTTGCCAGCGATGGCGCGAGCCAAAAGGCATTTTCCGAGGCGATTGCCCCTTTGCGAATTCCCTTCGGCGGGCGCGCCCGTGAGCGCTTTTCCAATGTGGGAGGCACGCACCAATTGACCGCATTGCTGGAAGGAACACTGCCAACGATGCGTTCCTCGGAATTCCCCGAGTTTCTGCGAGGGCTCGATTCGGATGCCGCCCGAGCCACGGCGGTGGCCCGCGCATGCGCCTTCGCGCCATCCGACACGGGCAGCGGTTGGGTGCCCGTTCTCGAACGTGTGTTGCGTGAGCAACCGTTCCCCGGCGGCCTGCGGCGCTCGCCCTTCTTTTACGAAGCATGCAGCCGGCTTTTCCCTCCGAGCCAACTCTTTCCGCGCGCCTGGAGCTCTCTGGGCGAGGGGCTGACGTCGCCGGTGCTCGACGAGGCCCAGGTCGCGTACCTCGAGAAATTCACCGCGCCGCCCGAAGAGATGCTCCGTGTATGGTCGGCCGTGGTCCAAAAGGGCTATTCGACGCGCACGCGTTTCGAGGCGGCCTTCGTGTTGCACGAGTTCTCCTCGAATCCCAACGCCATCTCCGAGGCGGAGCGCCCGGTGTGGCGTGAGCGAATGGCGCAGCTCGTGGCCGCGGGCCAGGTGCCCTTCGTGCTGGAGTCGCTCATTCCTACACTCGGAAATGTCGCAGGTGCGAGTGCCGTCGAAAACGCTGCGGGTCTCCGCGCCCTCGCCGCCGTCCTCCATATGCGTGGCGTGCCGCAAAACCATCGCGACGCGGCATGCACGGCCTACCGATTGACCGCCCAAGAGGACACCGCTTGGCGCGCGTTCGTGGAAAGCGTCGCGAACGCCGAGATCCATCCGTCGGTGCGCGCCATCCTTCGGGATCCCGCGTCCTCGTGCGTGTAA
- a CDS encoding DUF1993 domain-containing protein translates to MHLSLYDVSVPALLRILENLGLILEKASAFTTQRGVSAESLLERRLRLDMFPLSRQVEILVCGVKGAVGRLGGRVDPNTEAPEFAVFNRGDASSFGEGWTSFEPLRALVQEGVAYLRTFSPDEINAASTSITVRKLGEERVFETRAFVLECVLPNAYFHMGMVYALLRSAGVELGKKDFEGPPAYRVKFS, encoded by the coding sequence ATGCACTTATCCCTCTACGACGTTAGTGTGCCGGCGCTCCTTCGCATCTTGGAGAACTTGGGCCTCATTCTCGAAAAGGCTTCTGCCTTTACGACGCAGCGCGGAGTGAGCGCGGAATCGTTACTGGAACGACGCCTCCGCCTCGACATGTTCCCGCTTTCACGTCAGGTGGAAATTCTCGTTTGCGGTGTCAAAGGTGCGGTGGGCCGGTTGGGAGGTCGCGTGGACCCCAATACGGAAGCTCCAGAGTTTGCCGTCTTCAATCGCGGTGACGCGTCCTCGTTCGGCGAGGGGTGGACATCCTTCGAGCCACTCCGGGCCTTGGTGCAAGAGGGTGTTGCCTATTTGAGAACCTTCTCGCCGGACGAGATCAACGCCGCCTCGACATCCATCACGGTTCGCAAGCTAGGCGAGGAGCGCGTCTTCGAGACGCGTGCGTTCGTGCTCGAATGCGTTCTGCCCAACGCGTACTTCCATATGGGCATGGTCTATGCCCTATTGCGCTCAGCCGGGGTGGAACTCGGAAAGAAGGACTTCGAGGGGCCGCCGGCGTATCGCGTCAAATTCTCGTGA
- a CDS encoding serine protease: MNRASFVKVALALSCFGLANAACAMQSEETSSLETGTTQQPVVGGTRASKGEFPWMVRLGDTPDQTAPPACGGALYTSQIVLTAAHCVGDTGPDASITVLANAIDVRDRAAVKIKSTYVHTSPTYAAGKGGDWALVKLAKPVPNAVTLPIATSATYNQGTFGVAGWGNTTDGGNNSRYLLKAEVPFIDDAKCKTAYSNLKADAEICAGNWDQGGVDTCQNDSGGPMFRKDDAGAWIQVGIVSWGIGCALAKKPGVYTEVSAYASAIAEAARGLP, encoded by the coding sequence ATGAACCGAGCGTCTTTCGTGAAGGTTGCCCTGGCCCTCTCGTGTTTCGGATTGGCGAATGCCGCATGTGCCATGCAAAGCGAGGAAACGTCGTCGTTGGAGACGGGCACCACGCAGCAGCCCGTGGTCGGCGGAACCCGTGCAAGCAAAGGGGAATTCCCGTGGATGGTGCGCCTGGGGGATACGCCGGATCAGACGGCGCCCCCCGCGTGCGGCGGCGCGCTGTACACGTCGCAAATCGTGCTGACCGCCGCCCACTGCGTCGGTGACACGGGGCCGGATGCGAGCATCACGGTGCTCGCGAACGCGATCGATGTGCGGGATCGCGCGGCAGTGAAAATCAAATCGACGTACGTACACACGTCACCCACGTATGCCGCGGGCAAAGGCGGGGATTGGGCCCTGGTGAAATTGGCCAAGCCCGTCCCCAATGCGGTGACCCTTCCGATTGCGACGAGCGCGACATACAACCAGGGAACCTTTGGCGTGGCCGGTTGGGGCAATACGACGGACGGGGGAAACAACTCGAGGTACCTGCTCAAAGCCGAGGTGCCTTTCATCGACGACGCGAAATGCAAAACCGCGTACTCGAACCTAAAGGCCGACGCGGAAATCTGCGCCGGCAACTGGGACCAGGGCGGCGTCGATACCTGCCAGAATGACTCGGGCGGGCCCATGTTCCGCAAGGACGACGCGGGCGCATGGATTCAAGTTGGCATCGTGAGCTGGGGCATCGGCTGCGCGCTCGCCAAGAAGCCGGGGGTCTACACGGAGGTCAGCGCTTACGCTTCGGCCATCGCCGAGGCCGCGCGGGGACTGCCCTGA